The window CCTTCACACCCGCGACGGTGGTCGTCCCCGAGAGGATACTCTTTTACCGCGTGGATATCTTCGTCGAACTTGAGAAGCTTCTCTTCTTTCTCAAGGAACAGGAAAAACAGCATTAGCGCCAAATCTGAAAAAATGGATATAGTCACAACGGGCGATATCATGATAAAATACCCGTTGTGGCGGAAGAAACAAATTAAAAACAAGTTTTGTAAGGAGGAATTTCTTTGGGCCAGCAGGGCGGTTTAACAAGTATGTTGCTACCTCTCGCAATGTTTGCGGCGATATTCTATTTCATGATTATCAGGCCGCAGAAGAAAAAACAGAAGGCGCATGAAGATATGCTCGCCAGCATCAGTAAGGGAGATACGGTGATAACCGCCGGAGGGTTCTTTGGAATAGTCCGCGAGACCCTCGATGACAGCTACATCATCGAACTTGACGAAGGCGTTAAGGCGCGTATCCTTAAAAGCTCCATCTCGATGAAAAAGAGCGACGGCAGCACGGCAGGCTCACAGCCTAAGAAAAAGAAGTCTAAGAAATCCGAGGCTTTGGCTGAGGAAAATAAGCCGGAGACCGAAGCGGCCAAACCGGTGGAGGAGGCTCCCTTGCTGGAGGCCGCCGCGGTAGAGGGCGATCCCGATGCCGACGTAGTCGAAGAGAGCATCGCCGCCGCCGAAGATAAAGATGAGGAAGCTAAGAAAGAGGCGTAAGCACAGCCTTTAACGTTACTCTGTTTTTCTACGGAGAGGACAACTTTAACGGGTCCACTCCGTTTTCTTTGTGAGGAGGCGCATGTAGATGCTAAAGAGAGACAAATGGCGGCTTATTCTGGTCGTTGTAGTTGTCATAATTGCCGCGGCAGTGGCATTTCCCGTAAAGGGGAAAATACGCCTTGGCCTTGACCTTAGAGGCGGCGTCCATATCATACTTCAG is drawn from Cloacibacillus porcorum and contains these coding sequences:
- the yajC gene encoding preprotein translocase subunit YajC, translating into MLLPLAMFAAIFYFMIIRPQKKKQKAHEDMLASISKGDTVITAGGFFGIVRETLDDSYIIELDEGVKARILKSSISMKKSDGSTAGSQPKKKKSKKSEALAEENKPETEAAKPVEEAPLLEAAAVEGDPDADVVEESIAAAEDKDEEAKKEA